From the unidentified bacterial endosymbiont genome, one window contains:
- the ptsG gene encoding PTS glucose transporter subunit IIBC, producing the protein MFKNAFANLQKVGKSLMLPVSVLPIAGILLGVGSANFSWLPAVVSHVMAEAGGSVFANMPLIFAIGVALGFTNNDGVSALAAVVAYGIMVKTMAVVAPLVLHLPAEEITSQHLADTGVLGGIIAGAIAAYMFNRFYRIKLPEYLGFFAGKRFVPIISGLAAIFMGVILSFIWPPIGSVIQTFSQWAAYQNPVVAFGIYGFIERCLVPFGLHHIWNVPFQMQIGEYTNAAGQVFHGDIPRYMAGDPTAGKLSGGFLFKMYGLPAAAIAIWHSAKPENRAKVGGIMISAALTSFLTGITEPIEFSFMFVAPILYIIHAVLAGLAFPICILLGMRDGTSFSHGLIDFIVLSGNSSKLWLFPIVGAGYAVVYYTVFRVLIKALDLKTPGREEASEETKAGATSEMAPALIAAFGGKDNITNLDACITRLRVSVADVAKVDQPGLKKLGAAGVVVAGSGVQAIFGTKSDNLKTEMDEYIRNS; encoded by the coding sequence ATGTTTAAGAATGCATTTGCTAACCTGCAAAAGGTCGGTAAATCGCTGATGCTGCCAGTATCCGTACTGCCTATCGCAGGTATCCTGCTGGGTGTCGGTTCTGCAAACTTCAGCTGGCTGCCAGCCGTAGTTTCTCATGTGATGGCGGAAGCAGGCGGTTCTGTTTTTGCTAACATGCCTCTGATCTTCGCTATCGGTGTTGCGCTGGGCTTCACCAATAACGACGGTGTCTCCGCGCTGGCTGCCGTGGTGGCCTACGGCATCATGGTTAAAACCATGGCTGTGGTTGCACCGCTGGTTCTGCATTTACCTGCTGAAGAGATTACGTCTCAACACCTGGCGGACACCGGTGTTCTGGGCGGTATTATTGCCGGTGCGATTGCAGCGTACATGTTTAACCGCTTCTATCGTATCAAGCTGCCTGAGTATCTCGGCTTCTTTGCGGGCAAGCGTTTCGTGCCGATCATTTCTGGTCTGGCCGCGATTTTCATGGGCGTGATCCTCTCCTTCATCTGGCCACCGATCGGTTCCGTTATTCAGACCTTCTCTCAGTGGGCGGCTTACCAGAACCCGGTTGTCGCGTTTGGTATCTACGGCTTCATCGAACGTTGCCTGGTGCCGTTCGGTCTGCACCATATCTGGAACGTTCCATTCCAGATGCAGATTGGTGAATATACTAACGCTGCAGGTCAGGTGTTCCACGGCGATATCCCTCGTTACATGGCAGGCGACCCAACTGCAGGCAAACTGTCTGGCGGCTTCCTGTTTAAAATGTACGGCCTGCCGGCTGCTGCGATTGCCATCTGGCACTCTGCGAAGCCAGAGAACCGTGCGAAAGTGGGCGGCATCATGATCTCCGCCGCGTTGACCTCGTTCCTGACCGGTATCACTGAGCCGATCGAGTTCTCCTTCATGTTCGTTGCGCCAATACTGTACATCATTCACGCGGTACTGGCTGGCCTGGCGTTCCCAATTTGTATCCTGCTGGGTATGCGTGACGGTACGTCCTTCTCTCACGGCCTGATCGACTTCATCGTCCTGTCGGGCAACAGCAGCAAACTGTGGCTGTTCCCTATCGTGGGTGCAGGCTACGCTGTTGTTTACTACACCGTCTTCCGCGTGCTTATCAAAGCGCTGGACCTGAAAACACCGGGTCGTGAAGAGGCGTCAGAAGAGACGAAAGCGGGCGCGACCAGTGAAATGGCGCCAGCGCTGATTGCTGCATTCGGTGGCAAAGATAACATCACTAACCTGGACGCGTGTATCACTCGTCTGCGCGTGAGCGTTGCTGACGTCGCAAAAGTTGACCAGCCTGGCCTGAAGAAATTAGGCGCAGCAGGCGTAGTTGTTGCAGGTTCTGGTGTTCAGGCAATCTTCGGTACCAAATCCGATAACCTGAAAACCGAAATGGATGAGTACATCCGCAACAGCTAA
- the fhuE gene encoding ferric-rhodotorulic acid/ferric-coprogen receptor FhuE, with product MSFINHTRDGQRQPVATPSLLAACIAMALMPTASFAATNEETLVVDGTSPSESSSDQDYSVKTTTIGTKMQMVQRDIPQSVTIVSQQRMEDQQLQTLGDVMDNTMGISKNTADSDRSSYYSRGFEIDNYMIDGIPTYFESRWNLGDAASDTALFERVEVVRGATGLMTGTGNPSAAINMVRKHATSHEFKGNLSAEYGSWNKQRYVMDLQSPLTDDGNMRGRIVAGYQDNDSWLDDYNQKRTFFSGIIDADLGDTTSFSAGYEYQRIDVNNQTWGGLPRWNTDGSVRHYDRSHSTAPDWAYNDKEFNKVFTTFKQRFADSWQATLNATHTEAKFDSKALYLDAYVDKSTGMLVGPYSNYGPDYGYIGGTGWNSGKRKVDAVDLFADGGYDLFGRQHTVMVGGSLSRQTNRYTNAWANVYPDEFGSFYDYDGRFPETQWGSQALAQDDKTNMKSLYAATRISLADPLHLILGARYTHWSIDTLTYGMEKNHTTPYAGLVYDIDDNWSAYASYTSIFQPQNYRDSSGRYLDPITGNNYEVGLKSDWMDSRLTTTLSIFRIEQDNVAQSTGRIIQGSTDTAYEGADGTVSKGVEFELNGALTDNWQMTFGATRFIAQDSDGKDVNPYLPRTTVKLFTRYRLPALPALTVGGGVNWQNSVYSDVATPYGTWRAKQGSYALVDLFTRYQVTKNFSVQGNLNNLFDKTYDTNVQGALVYGDPRNVSVTASYQF from the coding sequence ATGTCTTTCATTAATCACACCAGGGATGGGCAACGCCAGCCTGTCGCAACACCTTCGTTGCTGGCAGCCTGCATTGCTATGGCATTGATGCCTACTGCAAGTTTCGCCGCGACAAACGAGGAAACACTCGTCGTCGACGGTACTTCTCCGTCAGAATCATCCAGCGACCAGGATTACAGCGTTAAAACCACGACCATCGGCACTAAAATGCAGATGGTTCAGCGCGATATCCCGCAATCCGTCACTATCGTTAGCCAACAGCGCATGGAAGACCAGCAGTTACAGACGCTGGGAGACGTGATGGATAACACGATGGGGATCAGTAAAAACACCGCCGATTCCGATCGTAGCAGCTATTACTCACGTGGTTTCGAGATAGACAACTACATGATTGATGGCATCCCGACCTACTTTGAATCACGCTGGAATTTGGGTGATGCTGCCTCTGATACGGCTCTTTTCGAACGCGTGGAGGTTGTACGTGGCGCAACCGGTTTGATGACCGGAACGGGTAACCCGTCTGCTGCCATCAATATGGTGCGAAAACATGCTACCAGTCACGAGTTTAAAGGTAATCTCTCTGCGGAGTACGGTAGCTGGAATAAACAGCGCTACGTTATGGATCTGCAAAGCCCGTTAACGGACGATGGCAATATGCGTGGTCGTATCGTAGCGGGCTACCAGGATAACGACTCATGGCTCGATGACTACAATCAAAAACGAACCTTCTTCTCAGGCATTATCGATGCCGATCTGGGCGATACCACATCGTTTTCAGCAGGTTATGAGTATCAACGCATTGACGTTAATAACCAAACCTGGGGCGGCTTACCGCGCTGGAATACCGACGGTAGCGTAAGGCACTACGATCGCTCACACAGCACTGCGCCTGACTGGGCCTACAACGACAAAGAGTTCAATAAGGTATTCACCACCTTCAAACAGCGCTTTGCCGATAGCTGGCAGGCCACCCTTAATGCCACCCATACCGAAGCGAAATTCGACAGCAAAGCCTTGTATCTCGATGCTTACGTGGATAAATCCACGGGGATGCTGGTCGGGCCTTATTCAAATTATGGTCCTGACTATGGCTATATTGGCGGAACGGGCTGGAACAGCGGTAAGCGTAAAGTCGACGCTGTCGATCTGTTTGCCGATGGCGGATACGATCTCTTTGGTCGCCAGCATACCGTCATGGTCGGCGGCAGCCTGAGCCGTCAAACCAACCGCTACACTAACGCGTGGGCCAACGTCTACCCCGATGAGTTCGGTAGTTTCTACGATTACGATGGGCGTTTCCCGGAAACTCAGTGGGGATCTCAGGCGTTGGCTCAGGACGACAAAACCAACATGAAATCGCTGTACGCTGCGACACGTATTTCATTAGCTGACCCGCTGCATTTGATCCTTGGCGCCCGCTATACCCACTGGAGCATCGACACGCTGACCTATGGCATGGAGAAAAACCATACCACGCCCTATGCGGGACTCGTCTACGACATTGATGATAACTGGTCGGCATACGCCAGCTATACTTCTATCTTCCAGCCGCAGAACTATCGCGACAGTTCCGGTAGATATCTTGATCCCATTACCGGCAATAACTACGAGGTGGGCCTGAAGTCAGACTGGATGGATAGCCGCCTGACCACCACCCTGTCGATTTTCCGTATTGAGCAGGATAATGTCGCGCAAAGCACCGGGCGCATCATTCAGGGTTCAACCGATACGGCGTACGAAGGCGCCGACGGCACCGTGAGTAAAGGCGTGGAGTTTGAACTCAACGGCGCGCTGACCGATAACTGGCAGATGACCTTTGGCGCAACACGCTTTATTGCCCAGGACAGCGACGGAAAAGACGTCAACCCGTACCTACCGCGCACTACGGTTAAGCTGTTTACCCGTTATCGTCTGCCTGCTCTGCCTGCGCTCACAGTAGGCGGTGGCGTTAACTGGCAAAACAGTGTCTACAGCGATGTTGCAACGCCTTACGGCACCTGGCGCGCTAAACAAGGCAGCTACGCGCTGGTCGATCTGTTTACCCGCTATCAGGTCACGAAGAATTTCTCTGTACAGGGTAATCTGAATAACCTGTTTGATAAGACCTATGATACCAACGTTCAGGGCGCGCTGGTTTACGGCGATCCGCGTAACGTTAGCGTAACCGCAAGCTATCAGTTCTGA